The Desulfobulbaceae bacterium DNA window GTTCATATGGCCAAGACTCCTAACATGGATTATTGGACCAACCACTATCCTTCAACAACTCTTTTGGCTCATAATGGGGCGGTTGGACTGCCAGAGGGCCAGATGGGCAACTCCGAGGTGGGCCATTTAAATCTTGGGGCAGGCAGAGTTGTTTATCAGGATTTCACGCGGATCAACCGGGCCATCGAGACCGGGGCATTGACTGATAATAAAGTGTTAAATCAAGTGCTGGCCCAGACTCGAGCCGATGATAAGACCCTGCACCTTATGGGCCTTATCTCAGATGGAGGGGTGCACAGCCACCTCAACCATCTCTACGCCCTGGTCCAAATTGCCGCTAATATCGGTCTGACTCGGGTCTGCATCCATGCTTTCATGGATGGGCGTGATACGCCACCTCAGAGCGGTCATGGTTACCTGAAAGAGTTGCAACACCACCTGGACAAGATTGGGGTCGGACGGATCGCCACGATCATTGGCCGCTATTATGCCATGGATCGTGACAATCGTTGGGACCGGGTAGAGTTGGCCTGGTCCGCGCTGGTTGACGGACAGGGCTGCCACTGCAGGGACCCTATAACAGCTGTTGCTGGGGCCTATGCCCGTGACGAAAACGATGAATTCATCAAGCCCATTGTCATT harbors:
- a CDS encoding 2,3-bisphosphoglycerate-independent phosphoglycerate mutase, producing the protein MTKATPVMLIVLDGWGVGEKTSTNAVHMAKTPNMDYWTNHYPSTTLLAHNGAVGLPEGQMGNSEVGHLNLGAGRVVYQDFTRINRAIETGALTDNKVLNQVLAQTRADDKTLHLMGLISDGGVHSHLNHLYALVQIAANIGLTRVCIHAFMDGRDTPPQSGHGYLKELQHHLDKIGVGRIATIIGRYYAMDRDNRWDRVELAWSALVDGQGCHCRDPITAVAGAYARDENDEFIKPIVIVGNDKKPVGTIGDGDSVIFINFRADRARQMTHAFTDHDFNKFPITTRPHLASFVTCTRYEKDFALPVLRQRGISCFHRLRCNRFNPLPC